The genomic interval TATTTGCTCCCTTTGATTATTACTCCTGTAATTTATTATTTCTTTATTTATAAAATCAAAGATTTCTGATTCCCATAATTTATAATTACAATCTTTGTCATTCATTATTTCATAGGAATTTACATTGTTTGCTATACCATTATTATTTAAACTTCCTGAAGATATATAACAAATTTTATCCGTTAAGATAAAATTAGAATCATTTACTGAATTTAATATAATTGCTATATTATTTTCAGGGAAATTTTTCATAAATTTAATTTCATTAACTATCTCTCTTTGATTTCTAAACCTATAGTTAAAGGTAAGTATTAAAATCTTAGGACAATTAGCATTGTTTAAAGCTTTCAAAATTCTTTCTGTAAAAGGAATTTCACTACACCCTAAAATAATATATTCTGGATTACAATTTATTATATTAACTATACTTTTCTCTAAATTTTCATCTAAACTTTTTATTCCTAAAGCAGCAACTGTACGATTATTTATTTTATTAACTCTACTTCGCATAAATACTTATCAACCTATTTAAAGCTGATAATTACCTCCTTTCATAAATATAAAACTAGTATAAAATATTCATATTAATCTTCATGTTTTAAAGTTAAATTCTATAAATAATTATAAAAATATACACTTATTTATAAATTCTCTTACTATTTATTTTAGTCAAATCTTGTATTTTTGTGAATTTAAACACATTATTTATTAGTTTTTAAAATTACACAAATTATATATCTATTGATTTAAAGTGATTATTTTTACCCCCTTAATTTCATGTATAATCCCTATTATTTAATTAAAAATAAAAAGGCGTACTATAAAAGTACACCTTTTTGTATTATAAGTTCTTTTTCTTTGCTATACCTGTCAGCATAAGAGCTATTGCTCCATCACCAGTTACATTACATGCTGTTCCAAAACTATCTTGAAGAGCAAATATTGTTAACATAAGAGCTGTCCCAGCCTCATCAAAGGCTAATACACTAATTATTAAACCTAATGATGCCATTACTGTTCCCCCAGGGACTCCTGGTGCCCCGATTGCAAACACCCCTAATAATACTATAAATAATATCATAGTTGGTAAACTCGGAATCTTACCATATAAAATTTGAGATACTGTCATTACAAAGAATACTTCTGTAAGAACTGAACCACATAAATGTATGTTTGAACATAATGGTATTGCAAAATCCACTATATCTTCTCTTAAAGCCTTTGATTTCTTTGCAGACTCTAAAGCTACTGGTAATGTTGCTGCACTTGACATTGTACCTACTGCAGTAAGATATGCTGGTCCATAATACTTTACAACTTCCCATGGATTTTCTTTTGATATTGCTCCACCTATTAAATATAAAATTGTTAACCATATAAAATGACCAAATAATACAATTAATATAACTTTAAAGAATACAGGAAGTTGATTACTTAATCCTCCTTCATAAGCTAAAGCTGCAAAGTTAGTTGCTATGAAAAATGGTAATATTGGTATTATTATTTTATTTACAATACTAAGTACTATAGCTTGAAATTGATCTAAAAGCTTTTCTACTAAATCAGCCTTTGTCCATCCAACAGCTAATCCTAAAAGTAATGCTAAAGCTAACGCACTCATTACACTCATAACTGGTGGTATATCTAATTTAAATATAAGTTCTGGTAATTCCTTTAATGATGCTATATTAGATACTATAGATAATTTAGGTATTAATGCATATCCTGCAATCATTGAAAGAATAGCAGCAAAAACTGAAGATAAATAAGCTATTAAAACAGCATATCCTAATAGTTTGCTTGCGTTATCTTTTAATTTAGCAATAGATGGAGCTATAAATCCTAAAATAATAAGTGGAACAGAGAAAAATATAATTTGTCCCAATACATACTTAATTGTCACAATTGTTGACATAAGCCCCTCTGAAGAGTATGTGCCTATTATTATTCCTAATATAACACCTAAAACAAGTTTAAAAATAAGATTATTAAATAATTTCTTCACAATTTATCCCCCCTTTTTATTTAATACTTTCATGTAAAGAATTATTTATAAATAAAAAAACTTCTACCCCCTATACAGAGGCAGAAGTAAAATTCCACGGTTCCACTCTGATTTTAAGTAGTAAGCTAAATTAAACTACAAAATCTCTTTAGGTACAAATATACCACTCTGCTATAACGGGCATACCCGCATTCCCCTACTCTAACCTAAGATTATTTCTGGAAACAAGCTCATAGATGCACTCATGAAAAAATTCTTTAAAGTCTTTTTCAGCCTAGAAGACTCTCTCTGAATAAAGAAATTAATTCTACTTTTCTAATCACAGCTTTTCATATTATGAAAGTTAATTCTTAGTATTCTTATATGAATTAACTTTATTATATTTTAAACTCTGCACTTAGTCAACATAATTTTTAAAAAAATGTAAATAAAAAGGTAATATATTAATAAATATTACCTTTTTAAATGCTAAATATTTTGTTGTATTTTAAATATAATCTATTAGTATAAATTTTGCTGTATATAAATGTCGAATATTATAGTTTAACTGTTGCTACATCTTTTTTAAATATATTTGGAACATAATTTAACTTTAAATCCTTAGCTCCTATAGGTTCTTGAACTACTATAGTTCCTGTAACCTCTTCTCCTGGTGCTAGTGTTCCCTTATCTAAAGCTTCCTTACCATCAATCGCAGTAAATGTTCTATCTTTTATTTCGCCTTTGGCATTTTCAATTTGGAAACTATATGGATTATAATTTAATTCTGAATCTCCATTATTTTTAAGAGTTAAATTTAAAATAAGAAACTCATTTCCCTCTTTTGGTTTATCATTTCCTTCACCCATACTTGTTTTAACACTATTTACTACTAAACTTTGATCCTTAATTTTTACTGTATCACCTATATTATAAGCATATTCACTGCTATGTTTACTTAAGAATATTTTGCTTAATCCTCCAACTACTAATAATGCTAATAATATGGTAAATATCACTTTTACTTTTTTCGACATTTTATCACCTTACCTATATATTTTTTCTCAATGACGTATTTGATTATATAAACCTGAATATACTAAGTCAATTAGCTTAATTCCCAATTATCCTAAGATAAAAACATTTTCATCTTTAGTATCCATTAATTTCATTTAAAATATACCATAATTTAAATTCTAAAATTTTCCTTTAATTTCATTATTAAACTTAAATTTTTATATAAATTATCAAAAAAATATTATCAAAATACAAAAAAGTTAACCATTCATCAATTTTATTTTAGTAACTTTAATGTTAACTTTTTATCACTTTTATGACTTTTTATTAATTTAGATTATATAAAAAAGCCTTTCTAAAATTTAGAAAGGCTTATTAAAAACTAAAATTTTAATTATTTATTTTTTCTTCTTAATAGTTTTACTCCTGCTAAAGATGAAATAATTCCAATAATAGCAAAGTTAATAACACTTTGTCCTGTATTTGGTAATCCCTCAGAATCTTCTGGCTTATTATTTTCATCTAAGTCATTATCATTTGGTTTTTCTACATCTCCAGGCTTCTCATCATCTTCTGTAGAATTTCCATTTAATTCAAAGTTTATTTTATAAGTTTTCATAGTGCTTGCCTCTGAAATAACCTTAATATAACTTGTGCCAGGAATACTTAATGCATCTTCAATAAACACTTTTGAATTTTCATTCATTGCAATAGCTTCAATCTTAGGTATATGAGAATCCTTTGAAAGGTTCACATCATATTCAAAAGTATTTGTGTTAAACCCTTTTAAATTTTCTCCATTTACTTTTAAAGCTTTTAAGGAAGTATCTTTATTTGCCTCAGCTTTTATAAATTTAGCATCAGCCCAATTTCCATGATCATACTTAATATTATTGTCATAGTCATCAATATATAATGCTAATTTTTCAGCACCTTTTAAATCTACTTCAACCTTATGACAATTAGAAGTACTATATATTTTCTCACTATTGAATACCTCCTTGCCATCAACCTCAACTCTAGCTACTATAGAAGATCCATATCCACTTACTCCTCTATCCATGCCAACATAAGCTTCAAATTTTTCATAACCTTTTCCTTTTAAATCAACTACTATTTCTGAGTTTGAGTTTACTCCCACACCTTTATCAAAAGTTTTTATTTCTCCATCAATTTTTAACACTAATGGATTATTAACTACAGACCTATCTTTTACAGGTTCATACATGCCAGAAGTTGCGCTTTTCCAACTTATATCTGAAAGATATTCCACATTATGTGTTCCAAAATTTATAACATATTCTTTAGTATAAATTTTATTTAAAAGCTCATCCTTATGATTAACCTTAATGGTTGCTTTTCCTGGTATTGTATATACATTTTCTACCTCTACATCTATATTATCATTAGCTTTTACAACTTCTATTACTGGAGGTTTTTCCAATGTTTTCTCTAAGTAATCTATGTTATACTCTGTAATATTTTCATTAAAGCCCCTTAAACTAACACCATCAATTTTAATATCCTTAATTAAATCTTCCTTTAAATTCTTTTTACTTATTTCCATTGGAGAAGAACTTTTGTCGATACCTTTAATTTTAAAAGAATAATTATATATTTTACCAGATTCATTCATAAATTCTCTATGTGGAGTTGCTCCCCAGCTGTTATCTCCTCCAACACCCATTTGTCTATGATTAATTCTTAAAACTATACTATCTTCTTTTGCTAACTCATGTGGATGACGTTTACCGGATGAAAGTTCTTCTGGAGTATACTGTAATGCATTAAATTCTATACTAGGTATTCCAGATGCCATTAATCCTACTCCATTATTATTAGTTAATGTTACCCATCTTGTATCTGTTCTATTTCCTGTTTCGGATGGTTCTAAGTATGGGAAGAAGAAATCTTTAACATTCTTGTTATAAACACCAATATCATACCCAGTATTTCTATCTATATAATTTTCTTCTGGTCCTCTTCCATACCAAGTAATACTATCAAATTCTTTAGGAAGTTTAAGCATCATTCCTATTTCTGGTATTTCTGAAAGACCTTTAGAAGCATTAAGTGTATTATTTACAGAAACTTCTCCATTTCCATAAACAATATATTCAACATTAAGTTTAGATTCTATATTAGTTGGTAATATAAAGTCTACATTTACTTTTACAGCCTTATCTCCTACTTCTATAACTTCTAGATTTTCTACTTTAGCATTTGCACCTGCATATCTCCAAGTATCAAATCTTTCTTCAGCACCAAATCCTTTGTCATTATCATTAGGTGCTCTCCAATAATTAGGTCTTATAGGTTCTTCTATAAGCTCAATTTCATTCCCTTCTTTATCTATTTTATATGATTCTAAAGCACCAAGTTTCTTATCAAAAGAAACCTTAAATCCATCACCTATAATTTGCACATTATTTTCATCATTTTTAAGTTCTATTGAATTCATTGAATTTAAATCAATTCCTTTTTCCATTTCATTATCAAAAGGAAGTTTAAATTGTTCTTTTGATATTACATATCCTTTTTCAGCCCAAGGCTCATCATCCTTTAATTCAAAACTTATATTTAACCAATACTCAACCCCTGGACTAAGTTCTGGCTTTTTAAATGGAATCGTAAATTCCTTGCTACTTAATGGATCAACAGAAATATCTAACTCCCCATTTTGTAATATATTATCATCGGCTCTTAACTCCCATTTTCCTTTGTATTTATTTAAATTAGTAAATAAATGTTCATTTACTATCTTTACTTTACCATTTAAAATATCAATATCCTCTATCTCTATTTCTTGATAAACCTTTTTTACTTCTTGAAGTTCAGGTTGAACTGTTCTATCAGCTGAAACTAAGCCATTAGCACAGAAATTCCCATCCGT from Clostridium perfringens carries:
- a CDS encoding DUF4352 domain-containing protein: MSKKVKVIFTILLALLVVGGLSKIFLSKHSSEYAYNIGDTVKIKDQSLVVNSVKTSMGEGNDKPKEGNEFLILNLTLKNNGDSELNYNPYSFQIENAKGEIKDRTFTAIDGKEALDKGTLAPGEEVTGTIVVQEPIGAKDLKLNYVPNIFKKDVATVKL
- a CDS encoding glycoside hydrolase family 2 TIM barrel-domain containing protein, which codes for MFSKKTIANILSIALFSNIVINNFSINEVLANVKKVKIEDGVFWANNPEKFEDNREKAHATLMPFNSIEEALNNPNYSDYSNSENYMSLNGEWKFNLVETYDKDIKDFYKTDFDSSSWNTIPVPSSWQLHGYDQPRYNDTAYPWEYQDNIPEPPDVPTDYNPIGYYKKKFTIPEGWDNKEVFVSFQGVESAYYLYINGEYVGYSEDSFTGHDFNIGKFLKEGENEISVKVHRWSDGSWLESQDMIKLSGIFRDVFLYSTPKAHIRDYTLVTDLDDKYRDSNLNVEIDISNYGIKAGKYKIKGILYDENKKIVNEDISEFELNDEENVLLSINTRVENPKKWTAETPNLYTYVIALENENGEVVETISNKFGFRKIEIKNNQVCINGQPISFKGVNRHEFLPDTGRTLTEESMIEDIKLMKKNNINAVRSSHYPNDPRWYDLCNEYGLYVMDEANLETHGRLDDIPQSRPEWTEAVIDRQRSMLERSKNETSIIMWSLGNESSGGENFEIAAKWIKENDPTRLVHYEAERTVGDVYSRMYRTIEEMEAYANDPDNKKPYIQCEYAHGMGNSIGNLQKYWDVFDKYDIMQGGFIWDWADQAIRMKDKNTGEEFLSYGGDWGDSEFTDGNFCANGLVSADRTVQPELQEVKKVYQEIEIEDIDILNGKVKIVNEHLFTNLNKYKGKWELRADDNILQNGELDISVDPLSSKEFTIPFKKPELSPGVEYWLNISFELKDDEPWAEKGYVISKEQFKLPFDNEMEKGIDLNSMNSIELKNDENNVQIIGDGFKVSFDKKLGALESYKIDKEGNEIELIEEPIRPNYWRAPNDNDKGFGAEERFDTWRYAGANAKVENLEVIEVGDKAVKVNVDFILPTNIESKLNVEYIVYGNGEVSVNNTLNASKGLSEIPEIGMMLKLPKEFDSITWYGRGPEENYIDRNTGYDIGVYNKNVKDFFFPYLEPSETGNRTDTRWVTLTNNNGVGLMASGIPSIEFNALQYTPEELSSGKRHPHELAKEDSIVLRINHRQMGVGGDNSWGATPHREFMNESGKIYNYSFKIKGIDKSSSPMEISKKNLKEDLIKDIKIDGVSLRGFNENITEYNIDYLEKTLEKPPVIEVVKANDNIDVEVENVYTIPGKATIKVNHKDELLNKIYTKEYVINFGTHNVEYLSDISWKSATSGMYEPVKDRSVVNNPLVLKIDGEIKTFDKGVGVNSNSEIVVDLKGKGYEKFEAYVGMDRGVSGYGSSIVARVEVDGKEVFNSEKIYSTSNCHKVEVDLKGAEKLALYIDDYDNNIKYDHGNWADAKFIKAEANKDTSLKALKVNGENLKGFNTNTFEYDVNLSKDSHIPKIEAIAMNENSKVFIEDALSIPGTSYIKVISEASTMKTYKINFELNGNSTEDDEKPGDVEKPNDNDLDENNKPEDSEGLPNTGQSVINFAIIGIISSLAGVKLLRRKNK
- a CDS encoding dicarboxylate/amino acid:cation symporter; this encodes MKKLFNNLIFKLVLGVILGIIIGTYSSEGLMSTIVTIKYVLGQIIFFSVPLIILGFIAPSIAKLKDNASKLLGYAVLIAYLSSVFAAILSMIAGYALIPKLSIVSNIASLKELPELIFKLDIPPVMSVMSALALALLLGLAVGWTKADLVEKLLDQFQAIVLSIVNKIIIPILPFFIATNFAALAYEGGLSNQLPVFFKVILIVLFGHFIWLTILYLIGGAISKENPWEVVKYYGPAYLTAVGTMSSAATLPVALESAKKSKALREDIVDFAIPLCSNIHLCGSVLTEVFFVMTVSQILYGKIPSLPTMILFIVLLGVFAIGAPGVPGGTVMASLGLIISVLAFDEAGTALMLTIFALQDSFGTACNVTGDGAIALMLTGIAKKKNL